The following proteins come from a genomic window of Maribacter sp. HTCC2170:
- the uxaC gene encoding glucuronate isomerase, with translation MKTFISEDFLLQNDFGKVLFHDHAKNLPIIDYHNHLSPKEICKNRVFENISQVWLAGDHYKWRAMRALGVNERFITGAASDKEKFSKWSSTVPFTMRNPLYHWAHLELQRYFGISELLSEQNANAIYQETSEKLQNRTHHTVGLLQQQNVETLCTTDDPIDSLEYHERIKSNNGSLNVYPAFRPDKAYGVESPKVYLNYIDALSETVNFTIKNYDDLLTALENRIDFFHSKGSRIADHGLEQLYHFSTKKLDCNILFKKLKDNKQLTKEEISYFKAETLLFLSKCYHKKGWVQQYHLGAIRDNNKRLLSQLGADTGFDSIGDFSQMRALSSFLNELDSSDQLSKTIIYNLNPSDNEAFATMAGNFNDGSIKGKVQYGAAWWFLDQKDGMEKQLNTLSNIGLLSCFVGMLTDSRSFLSFPRHEYFRRVLCNLIGQDVERGELPADEKWLGKIVQDICYYNAKDYFNFPRA, from the coding sequence ATGAAAACATTTATTTCTGAAGATTTTCTTTTACAGAATGATTTTGGCAAAGTATTATTCCATGATCATGCAAAGAACTTACCAATCATAGATTATCACAATCACTTATCGCCTAAAGAAATATGTAAAAATAGAGTCTTCGAGAATATTAGCCAAGTATGGTTGGCAGGTGATCATTATAAATGGAGGGCTATGCGTGCTTTGGGTGTGAATGAAAGGTTTATCACCGGGGCTGCGAGTGATAAAGAAAAGTTTAGTAAATGGTCGAGTACTGTTCCATTTACTATGAGAAACCCTTTGTATCATTGGGCTCATCTTGAGTTACAACGTTATTTTGGTATTTCGGAATTACTTTCTGAACAAAATGCGAATGCGATATATCAAGAAACCTCGGAAAAGTTACAAAACCGTACCCATCATACCGTGGGGTTACTACAACAGCAAAATGTGGAAACACTATGCACAACAGATGACCCTATCGATTCATTGGAGTATCATGAAAGAATAAAAAGCAACAATGGCTCGCTAAATGTCTATCCAGCTTTTAGGCCGGATAAAGCTTATGGGGTTGAAAGCCCCAAAGTCTATTTAAACTATATTGACGCATTATCCGAAACTGTAAACTTTACTATTAAAAACTATGATGACCTTTTAACCGCGCTGGAAAATCGAATTGATTTCTTTCATTCAAAAGGATCAAGAATTGCGGATCATGGTCTTGAACAATTATATCATTTCTCTACTAAGAAACTTGATTGTAACATCTTGTTTAAAAAGTTAAAGGACAATAAACAGCTTACGAAAGAAGAGATTTCCTACTTTAAAGCAGAAACTTTGTTGTTCTTGAGTAAATGTTATCATAAGAAGGGATGGGTGCAGCAGTATCATTTGGGAGCGATTAGGGATAATAACAAACGCTTGTTATCACAGCTAGGAGCCGATACCGGATTTGACTCTATAGGAGATTTTTCGCAAATGAGGGCTTTAAGTAGTTTTTTAAATGAATTGGACAGCAGTGATCAATTATCAAAGACCATTATTTATAATTTAAATCCTTCAGATAACGAGGCTTTTGCAACTATGGCGGGAAATTTCAATGATGGGAGTATTAAAGGAAAGGTACAATATGGTGCAGCTTGGTGGTTTTTAGATCAAAAAGATGGAATGGAGAAGCAATTGAATACGCTGTCAAATATAGGTTTGTTAAGTTGTTTTGTGGGTATGCTAACTGACTCTAGAAGTTTTCTTTCATTTCCTAGGCATGAATATTTTAGAAGGGTTCTTTGTAACCTCATTGGACAAGATGTTGAAAGAGGCGAATTACCTGCTGATGAAAAGTGGCTGGGTAAAATAGTCCAAGATATTTGCTATTATAATGCAAAAGACTATTTCAATTTCCCTCGAGCTTAG